Proteins from a single region of Verrucomicrobiia bacterium:
- a CDS encoding iron-sulfur cluster assembly accessory protein, translating into MIAGTSAAPSATTVPPSTRRGDERLIRLSAAAGEKVRSLLQRQGRPTGVLRVAVVGGGCSGLQYKMDLQDRPQNRDIVVDSAGVQVVVDPKSALYVTGSELDFVDALQEGGFKVKNPNAATSCSCGESFSA; encoded by the coding sequence ATGATAGCCGGTACGTCCGCTGCTCCTTCGGCCACCACGGTGCCTCCCTCGACGCGTCGCGGGGACGAGCGTCTGATTCGATTGTCGGCGGCGGCGGGGGAGAAGGTGCGGTCTTTGCTACAGAGGCAGGGGCGACCGACGGGGGTGCTGCGGGTGGCGGTGGTGGGTGGGGGATGTTCCGGACTGCAGTACAAGATGGATTTGCAGGACCGGCCGCAGAACCGGGACATTGTGGTGGATTCGGCAGGGGTTCAGGTGGTGGTGGATCCGAAGAGCGCGTTGTACGTGACGGGTTCGGAGCTGGACTTTGTGGATGCGCTGCAGGAGGGGGGGTTCAAGGTGAAGAACCCGAATGCGGCGACGAGTTGCTCATGCGGGGAGAGCTTCAGCGCCTAG
- a CDS encoding J domain-containing protein has translation MDAYAVLGESRRPWLDADALKARYLALSAASHPDRFHGAPETERLEAGRRAMEINAAHGILSEPRARLLHLLELETGRRPADIQRIPPGTMDLFVEVGQCCRDVDGFLTERDAVTSPVLKVRMFERGMEWVERLRALQETVRAKGAGLEEELRGMNAAWEGAPAEGASGRAGCLPLGRLEEIYRVLSYVARWTEQIQERVVRLAAV, from the coding sequence ATGGATGCGTATGCGGTGCTGGGGGAATCCCGGAGGCCCTGGCTGGACGCGGACGCCTTGAAGGCGCGGTACCTGGCGTTGTCTGCGGCGTCCCATCCCGATCGGTTTCATGGGGCGCCGGAAACAGAACGGTTGGAGGCGGGGCGCCGGGCGATGGAGATCAATGCGGCCCATGGGATCCTGAGCGAGCCTCGGGCGCGGTTGCTGCATCTGCTGGAGCTGGAGACCGGCCGGAGGCCGGCGGACATCCAGCGGATTCCGCCGGGGACCATGGACCTGTTTGTCGAGGTGGGGCAGTGCTGTCGGGACGTGGACGGTTTTCTGACGGAGCGGGACGCGGTGACGTCGCCGGTATTGAAGGTGCGGATGTTCGAGCGCGGGATGGAGTGGGTGGAGCGGTTGAGGGCGCTTCAGGAGACGGTGCGGGCGAAGGGCGCGGGTTTGGAGGAGGAGTTGAGGGGAATGAATGCCGCATGGGAAGGGGCGCCGGCGGAGGGCGCTTCGGGACGGGCAGGTTGTCTGCCTCTGGGGCGGTTGGAGGAGATCTACCGGGTCCTCAGCTACGTGGCGCGCTGGACCGAGCAGATCCAGGAGCGGGTCGTCCGGTTGGCGGCGGTTTGA